One Dehalobacter sp. genomic region harbors:
- a CDS encoding TetR/AcrR family transcriptional regulator, producing the protein MNDEKSSQTRTERRDAAKNRQRILDAALKLFEQNDVEQVSMNQIAKETGIGSGTLYRRYSNKSELCLDLIKDNIGLFFEETEAYLEEKRKEPPSKRLKGVLRLFIQFKENKAKLLKGVGDIAPKRKSIDGSPLYNQLHQIFVDLFEEINEKEFPVTNSIFRADMLLTTFASDFYLFQREVRGYSADMLLEQVYIIFVSGNSAHLKK; encoded by the coding sequence ATGAATGACGAAAAAAGTTCACAGACGCGGACGGAACGCCGTGACGCGGCTAAGAATCGTCAACGCATATTGGATGCTGCTCTTAAGCTATTTGAGCAAAATGATGTTGAGCAAGTTAGTATGAATCAAATTGCCAAAGAAACAGGGATAGGATCTGGTACACTCTATCGCCGTTATAGCAACAAAAGTGAATTATGTCTTGATTTAATCAAAGACAACATTGGTCTTTTTTTTGAGGAGACAGAAGCTTACTTGGAAGAAAAACGGAAAGAGCCGCCGAGCAAGCGATTGAAGGGGGTACTCAGGCTATTTATCCAATTCAAAGAAAACAAAGCAAAATTACTTAAAGGTGTTGGGGACATTGCGCCAAAACGAAAATCTATAGATGGGAGTCCGCTGTATAACCAATTACACCAAATATTTGTCGATCTTTTCGAAGAGATAAATGAAAAAGAATTCCCGGTAACTAACAGTATATTTAGAGCTGACATGTTGCTCACAACTTTCGCAAGTGATTTTTACTTGTTCCAGAGAGAAGTACGCGGTTATTCGGCCGATATGCTTTTGGAACAGGTCTATATCATATTCGTTTCAGGTAATTCGGCCCACTTGAAGAAGTAA
- a CDS encoding DHA2 family efflux MFS transporter permease subunit — MEKELSPRQVNSVVIVAILMSGTFIATLNQTLISTALPHLMKDLNITSNTAQWLTTAFMLVNGIMIPVTAFLIQKFTTRALFFTAMVLFGLGTFICAVAPNFFFLLAGRVVQASGAGILMPLMQTVLFVIFPFEKRGTAMGVYGLVISFAPAIGPTLSGWIVDHYSWRVLFEMVLPIAVAVLVAAYFLLKNVTECTSPKVDVLSILLSTLGFGGLLYGFSIAGNTGWGSYQVIFTIIGAAIVTGWFIFRQLKLDQPMLEFRVFQSKMFTLAMTLIIIVSVAFIGGMTILPIYMQNMNGYSALESGLILMPGGIIMGVLSPITGRIYDKIGVKLLTNIGLSIVTVSIFMLTHLHLETSFTYLAVVNSVTMIGFAMVMMPLTTAALNQLPAKLIPHGTAMNNTLRQVISAIGTAVLVSVMTNSALNPKAYGMEGAIHGVNVAFMVVTCISIVGVVLSFFIKETRSEEKSTQ, encoded by the coding sequence ATGGAAAAAGAGCTGTCTCCGCGACAAGTCAATAGTGTTGTTATTGTTGCCATCCTCATGTCAGGAACATTTATTGCGACTTTAAATCAAACTTTAATTTCTACCGCACTGCCCCATTTGATGAAGGACTTGAATATTACAAGCAATACGGCACAATGGTTGACCACAGCTTTTATGCTTGTTAATGGAATTATGATTCCGGTTACGGCGTTTTTGATTCAAAAATTTACAACGCGAGCGTTATTTTTTACGGCTATGGTTTTGTTTGGATTGGGCACCTTCATCTGTGCCGTGGCTCCAAACTTCTTCTTTTTGTTGGCAGGCCGAGTGGTTCAGGCCTCAGGTGCCGGAATTTTGATGCCGCTTATGCAGACCGTTTTATTCGTGATTTTCCCGTTTGAAAAACGAGGAACCGCCATGGGGGTTTATGGGCTGGTGATTTCTTTTGCCCCGGCAATTGGACCGACGCTGTCCGGTTGGATCGTCGACCATTATTCATGGCGCGTTTTATTTGAGATGGTTTTACCTATTGCTGTTGCCGTTTTGGTCGCCGCCTATTTTTTATTAAAAAACGTAACCGAATGTACTTCTCCAAAGGTCGATGTGTTGTCGATTCTTTTATCTACGCTTGGCTTCGGCGGTCTGCTGTATGGGTTTAGCATAGCGGGAAATACCGGCTGGGGGAGCTATCAAGTAATCTTCACCATCATCGGCGCCGCCATTGTGACAGGCTGGTTTATTTTCCGTCAGTTGAAGTTAGATCAACCGATGCTTGAATTCAGGGTGTTTCAATCAAAGATGTTTACGCTGGCAATGACGCTTATCATCATTGTTTCTGTTGCCTTTATCGGTGGAATGACGATATTGCCAATTTACATGCAAAATATGAACGGCTATTCTGCTTTGGAGTCTGGTCTGATTTTGATGCCAGGTGGCATCATCATGGGGGTCTTGTCGCCGATTACAGGACGAATATATGACAAGATTGGTGTCAAGCTGCTTACCAACATCGGACTGTCGATAGTGACTGTCAGTATTTTTATGCTTACACATCTTCATTTGGAGACATCATTTACTTATCTGGCAGTCGTCAATTCAGTCACGATGATTGGCTTTGCTATGGTGATGATGCCCCTCACCACCGCAGCATTAAACCAGTTACCAGCAAAATTAATCCCGCACGGGACCGCAATGAATAATACCCTGCGGCAAGTGATAAGCGCCATTGGAACGGCGGTTCTTGTCTCGGTGATGACGAACAGCGCGTTAAATCCTAAAGCGTATGGCATGGAGGGGGCTATCCACGGCGTCAACGTGGCCTTTATGGTAGTGACTTGCATCAGCATAGTTGGCGTGGTTCTGTCGTTTTTTATCAAAGAAACCCGCTCGGAAGAAAAAAGTACCCAATAG
- a CDS encoding helix-turn-helix transcriptional regulator: MKNDQNNSACRNNCPCMEDCPLGSALRLIGGKWKVPILCALNQDGVTRYNELKRKIRGITNTMLASSLKELEEDGLIYRKQYMEMPVRVEYALTDLCSDLMPILKQLAHWGIQVQESE, from the coding sequence ATGAAAAACGATCAAAACAACAGCGCATGCAGAAATAACTGCCCATGTATGGAGGATTGTCCATTAGGAAGTGCATTAAGGTTAATAGGCGGAAAATGGAAAGTGCCCATTTTATGCGCGCTTAATCAAGACGGGGTAACAAGGTATAATGAACTGAAACGCAAGATTAGAGGCATAACGAATACGATGTTGGCTAGCTCATTGAAGGAATTGGAAGAAGACGGTCTTATCTACCGTAAACAATATATGGAGATGCCGGTGAGGGTTGAATATGCATTGACGGATCTTTGCAGTGACCTGATGCCGATTCTAAAACAACTTGCACATTGGGGGATTCAGGTTCAGGAGTCCGAATAA